A genomic segment from Lignipirellula cremea encodes:
- a CDS encoding IS91 family transposase — protein sequence MLTVADVLRRHGPAYLDRHATTMPVEQKRVLRCIMACRTGELGTVHYACRQCGQAHVMGRSCGNRHCPSCQSEKGGVWCERQLARLLPCHYFLLTFTVPQAFREFARRHPREAYAAMFRASSDALKSLAADPKRLDVKTLGFFGALHTWGRDLNYHPHLHYVVPGGGLDAEGQWRQTPTSFFLPCQPLSLLYRGKLRAALAAEGLLDEVDDSVWSESWVVDCQAVGDGAAAVKYLAPYVFRVALSDKRIVACDEQSVTFRYRRSGSQRWRTMRLDADEFVRRFLQHVLPRGLQKVRHYGFLSPRAGQSIESLKWLVAAALGLLFWLAWTETIVAPPTPDFACSECGGPLMRIRFEPPPPPRPIPTSQPP from the coding sequence ATGCTGACGGTCGCCGATGTTCTTCGTCGGCACGGTCCCGCCTACCTGGACCGCCACGCGACGACGATGCCTGTCGAACAGAAACGCGTGCTGCGCTGCATCATGGCTTGCCGCACCGGCGAGTTGGGGACCGTGCATTACGCCTGCCGCCAGTGCGGGCAGGCGCATGTGATGGGTCGCTCGTGCGGCAACCGCCATTGCCCCAGCTGTCAAAGCGAGAAGGGCGGCGTCTGGTGCGAACGACAGCTCGCCAGGCTGCTGCCGTGCCATTACTTCCTGTTGACGTTCACGGTTCCCCAGGCGTTCCGCGAGTTCGCCCGGCGACATCCGCGCGAAGCGTACGCCGCCATGTTCCGCGCTTCGAGTGACGCTCTCAAGTCACTGGCCGCCGACCCAAAACGGTTAGACGTCAAGACGCTGGGCTTCTTCGGAGCGTTGCACACCTGGGGCCGCGACTTGAACTATCATCCGCACCTGCATTACGTCGTACCCGGCGGAGGGCTGGACGCGGAAGGCCAATGGCGGCAGACGCCGACCAGCTTCTTTCTGCCGTGTCAACCTCTGTCACTCCTGTACCGCGGGAAACTGCGTGCGGCGCTTGCCGCAGAGGGCTTGCTGGACGAGGTCGACGACTCGGTCTGGAGCGAGTCCTGGGTGGTCGATTGCCAGGCGGTCGGCGACGGCGCGGCGGCGGTCAAGTATCTGGCGCCTTACGTGTTTCGCGTCGCCCTGTCCGACAAGCGGATCGTGGCCTGCGACGAACAATCGGTGACGTTCCGCTATCGCCGCAGCGGTTCGCAGCGCTGGCGCACGATGCGACTGGACGCAGACGAGTTCGTGCGGCGATTTCTGCAGCACGTCCTGCCGCGAGGGCTGCAAAAGGTCCGCCACTATGGGTTCCTCAGTCCTCGCGCGGGGCAATCGATCGAATCGCTGAAGTGGCTGGTGGCGGCCGCCTTGGGCTTGCTGTTCTGGCTGGCCTGGACGGAAACGATCGTCGCGCCGCCGACGCCCGACTTCGCCTGCAGCGAGTGCGGCGGGCCCTTGATGCGTATCCGTTTCGAGCCGCCTCCGCCGCCGAGGCCCATCCCCACTTCTCAACCGCCTTAG
- a CDS encoding PspA/IM30 family protein: protein MIFGKLWRAFTAQINKVANMFWSMDPIAQMQYEYDTAVEELKSGRTGLEQYRALVERVGRQAAGDKKHVANLEAKIKAYLQAGDRETAAKFALELQKAKGELAENQAQLDMHEKAYQNNITKIKHASDKLAKVREKIQRYDAELKMSRAEAEMAKLAQSFDFDVSTDFGQIENVIQDKIGLNRAKARVAADLSSEGMVEIEREQAMESALAEDALRNFEIELGMVTPATAGVEENVKSLGPAQQTDTE, encoded by the coding sequence ATGATTTTCGGAAAGCTGTGGCGGGCGTTCACCGCCCAGATCAATAAAGTCGCCAACATGTTCTGGTCCATGGATCCCATTGCCCAGATGCAATACGAGTACGACACGGCCGTCGAGGAACTCAAGTCGGGCCGCACCGGCCTGGAACAGTACCGGGCCCTGGTCGAGCGCGTCGGTCGCCAGGCGGCAGGCGACAAGAAGCATGTCGCCAATCTGGAAGCAAAAATCAAAGCCTATCTGCAGGCAGGCGATCGGGAAACGGCCGCCAAATTCGCCCTGGAGCTGCAGAAAGCCAAAGGGGAACTGGCCGAAAACCAGGCCCAGCTGGACATGCACGAAAAGGCGTACCAGAACAACATTACCAAGATCAAGCACGCCAGCGACAAGCTTGCCAAGGTGCGTGAGAAGATTCAGCGGTACGACGCCGAGTTGAAAATGAGCCGCGCCGAAGCAGAAATGGCCAAGCTGGCCCAGAGTTTCGACTTCGATGTCTCCACCGACTTTGGCCAGATCGAAAACGTCATCCAGGACAAGATCGGACTGAACCGGGCCAAGGCCCGCGTCGCCGCCGATCTTAGCAGCGAAGGGATGGTCGAGATCGAACGGGAGCAGGCGATGGAATCCGCCCTGGCCGAAGACGCTTTGCGTAATTTTGAGATCGAACTGGGCATGGTGACCCCCGCCACCGCCGGCGTGGAAGAGAATGTCAAGTCGCTCGGCCCGGCCCAGCAGACCGACACCGAGTAA
- a CDS encoding phosphate ABC transporter substrate-binding/OmpA family protein, with translation MAGKPKAPFYLVVGLVVVGLVGFAAWRSWDVIAPKGNQDAPGTIDKGDLPQTATAESPDAQGITTVAEPTYVPAQRLAEVRGASDYKALEDNTVRMALNVWAGWSPVILANNGHQAGKIWKTPDGEEFKLELVLIDDPTTMLQTYVSGDVHLGWGTLDMLPLFMEQLVDPSGKPIDSRVMPRIYQQVDWSNGGDGIVVRDTIKQVSDLRGKKIALAQNSPSHYFALNMLVAGGVQPAEVEFVFTADAFQAAAAFNSDKSISACVSWAPDIYNLEKVKGNKMLVTTATANRLIADVWFARADFARDHGPKVEAIVRGIFDAVEDLKKQENKQQVAQLMSAFYNIPADETLGMLGDAYSTGWGDNYQFFMNENYLANFERVWNNAYSLYGTIRVVTKPRVPYDQVMDFTYIKKLKGEARYEKQKAPVAQFDPRVMTEQEIEKNTFLTATHYLHFFPNSSELRRKVSRPDGQGGETEELYDPNVDFVLDKIGERIGQFETSRIVIEGHADASMKGEVDEDLVTKLSQARAEAVRDALIKKFSLDPNRFRAIGKGWKEPADPTEPNNHAQNRRVEVQILPAEGV, from the coding sequence ATGGCCGGTAAACCCAAGGCGCCGTTTTACTTAGTTGTCGGGCTCGTCGTGGTGGGGCTGGTCGGCTTCGCCGCCTGGCGGAGCTGGGATGTTATTGCTCCCAAGGGAAACCAGGACGCTCCCGGCACGATCGACAAGGGCGACCTGCCGCAGACGGCCACCGCGGAAAGCCCCGACGCCCAGGGGATTACCACGGTCGCAGAGCCGACTTACGTGCCGGCCCAGCGTCTGGCGGAAGTCCGTGGAGCCTCGGACTACAAAGCCCTTGAAGACAACACCGTGCGCATGGCCCTCAACGTGTGGGCTGGCTGGTCGCCGGTGATTCTGGCCAACAACGGCCACCAGGCCGGCAAGATCTGGAAGACGCCCGACGGCGAAGAGTTCAAGCTGGAACTGGTGCTGATCGACGATCCCACGACCATGCTGCAGACGTACGTCTCGGGGGACGTGCATCTGGGCTGGGGTACGCTGGATATGCTGCCGCTGTTCATGGAACAGCTGGTCGACCCCAGTGGCAAGCCGATCGACAGCCGCGTGATGCCCCGCATCTACCAGCAGGTGGACTGGTCCAACGGGGGCGACGGCATCGTCGTCCGCGATACGATCAAACAGGTCAGCGATCTGCGCGGCAAGAAGATCGCCCTGGCGCAGAATTCACCTTCGCATTACTTTGCGCTCAACATGCTGGTGGCGGGCGGCGTGCAGCCTGCCGAAGTGGAGTTTGTGTTCACCGCCGACGCTTTCCAGGCGGCGGCCGCGTTCAACTCGGACAAAAGTATCTCGGCCTGCGTTTCCTGGGCTCCCGATATTTACAATCTGGAGAAGGTCAAAGGGAACAAAATGCTGGTCACCACGGCCACGGCCAATCGCCTGATCGCCGACGTCTGGTTTGCGCGGGCCGACTTCGCCCGCGACCATGGCCCCAAGGTGGAAGCGATCGTCCGCGGGATTTTCGACGCGGTCGAGGATCTCAAGAAACAGGAGAACAAACAGCAGGTCGCCCAGTTGATGTCGGCCTTCTATAACATTCCGGCCGACGAAACCCTGGGCATGCTGGGCGACGCCTACAGCACCGGCTGGGGGGACAACTACCAGTTCTTTATGAACGAGAACTACCTCGCCAATTTTGAGCGGGTCTGGAACAACGCCTACTCTTTGTACGGCACGATCCGCGTCGTCACCAAGCCGCGGGTGCCGTACGACCAGGTGATGGACTTCACCTATATCAAGAAGCTCAAAGGGGAAGCCCGGTACGAAAAGCAAAAGGCCCCCGTCGCCCAGTTCGATCCCCGTGTGATGACCGAACAGGAGATCGAAAAGAACACCTTCCTGACCGCGACACACTACCTGCACTTTTTTCCCAACAGTTCTGAGCTTCGTCGGAAAGTCTCCAGGCCCGACGGCCAGGGCGGCGAGACCGAGGAACTTTACGACCCGAATGTCGACTTTGTGCTGGACAAAATCGGCGAGCGGATCGGCCAGTTTGAAACCTCGCGCATTGTGATCGAAGGGCACGCCGACGCCTCCATGAAGGGCGAAGTCGACGAGGACCTGGTCACGAAACTCTCGCAAGCCCGCGCCGAAGCGGTCCGCGACGCCCTGATCAAAAAGTTCAGCCTCGACCCCAATCGCTTCCGCGCCATCGGCAAAGGCTGGAAAGAACCGGCTGATCCGACCGAGCCGAACAACCACGCGCAAAACCGCCGCGTCGAGGTGCAGATTCTGCCCGCCGAAGGCGTGTAA
- a CDS encoding phage integrase N-terminal SAM-like domain-containing protein encodes MTSVYSGAGEVEGRAQPPLLQEVRRVCRRLHMSIRTEKAYVHWIEEFLRRQRQLAGKWRHPAELGSHEVNEFLTYLAGIGGK; translated from the coding sequence ATGACGTCTGTATATTCCGGGGCCGGTGAGGTCGAGGGACGGGCGCAACCCCCTTTGCTGCAAGAGGTTCGGCGTGTTTGCCGGCGATTGCATATGTCGATTCGCACTGAAAAGGCATATGTCCATTGGATTGAAGAGTTTCTGCGGCGGCAGCGGCAACTCGCCGGGAAGTGGCGGCATCCGGCCGAATTGGGCAGCCACGAAGTGAACGAGTTTCTCACTTATCTCGCGGGAATCGGGGGAAAATAA
- a CDS encoding ATP-binding protein, producing the protein MEPVSNPALLLGADALPALEAPPQAPDWYPDWARELADLYFSGATCVFVLHGNVHDLTPYPTPAGDRFVSLAEFLSTQVFGRWKVVLSYDLGGGLDTQAGSDPARLQEMVRRVSAQIGNKVSWPKAPDQALFAVNRLIELNLLAATDDRAPMAFLFPYAQYLLPAGDVAALAGAAGSRLVRVLDWAQNPYIKKTGMAFCLIAEKLNEVNDRLVQNPHVAAIEIPLPGADSRRRFIDLAAGAKPEEKLGSFTPESLTQLSNGLNLVNLNVVLSHSSRTAGDTLDAGRFRRMKKSAIERQCQGLVSFVEPKHTLDLVVGHDAAKERLRQDAAWLAEGRLDTSPMGYLFCGPVGTGKTFLAECYAGSVGIPCVKLQNFRSKYVGETEGNLQQVLTVLRSLGPIVVMIDEADAMLGDRQSGGDSGTSGRVFSMIASQMGDTQYRGRIIWMLLTCRPDLLPIDLKRQGRAEVHIPLFYPETEEEMQAMFRIMARKNGIQLAGDDLPDLSKQAEMSGADIESCVLSARRRAMADNRTEVTVDDLSAAVNTFIPSAQGLEKELQELVAVLECTDRAFLTEVWRDRLEQPQAAARLQERATAIRQILES; encoded by the coding sequence GTGGAACCCGTATCGAACCCCGCGCTTCTGTTGGGAGCCGACGCGTTGCCTGCGCTCGAAGCACCGCCGCAGGCCCCGGACTGGTATCCGGACTGGGCGCGGGAACTGGCGGATCTGTATTTCTCCGGCGCCACGTGTGTCTTTGTGCTGCACGGGAATGTGCACGACCTGACGCCGTATCCCACGCCGGCGGGCGACCGCTTTGTGTCACTGGCCGAGTTCCTTTCGACCCAGGTGTTTGGCCGCTGGAAGGTTGTGCTGTCGTACGACCTGGGCGGCGGGCTCGACACGCAGGCCGGCAGCGATCCGGCCCGGCTGCAGGAAATGGTCCGCCGCGTTTCGGCGCAGATCGGCAACAAAGTCAGCTGGCCCAAGGCGCCCGACCAGGCGCTCTTTGCCGTGAATCGCCTGATTGAGTTGAACCTGCTGGCGGCGACCGACGACCGGGCTCCGATGGCGTTCCTGTTCCCGTACGCCCAGTATCTGTTGCCTGCTGGTGATGTGGCCGCGCTGGCCGGAGCGGCCGGAAGTCGTCTGGTCCGGGTGCTCGACTGGGCCCAGAACCCGTACATCAAAAAGACCGGTATGGCGTTCTGCCTGATCGCCGAAAAACTGAACGAAGTGAACGATCGCCTGGTGCAGAACCCGCACGTCGCCGCGATTGAAATCCCGCTCCCCGGCGCCGACTCCCGGCGGCGGTTCATCGATCTGGCGGCCGGGGCTAAACCAGAAGAAAAGCTGGGCTCTTTTACGCCCGAGTCGCTCACGCAGTTGTCCAATGGCTTGAATCTGGTGAACCTGAACGTGGTGCTTTCCCATTCCTCGCGGACGGCGGGCGACACGCTCGATGCGGGCCGGTTCCGCCGGATGAAAAAGAGCGCGATCGAACGCCAGTGCCAGGGGCTGGTCAGCTTCGTCGAACCGAAACACACGCTAGATCTGGTCGTCGGGCACGACGCCGCCAAGGAACGCCTCCGGCAGGACGCCGCCTGGCTGGCCGAAGGCCGGCTGGATACCTCGCCGATGGGCTACTTGTTTTGCGGCCCGGTCGGCACGGGGAAAACGTTCCTGGCTGAATGCTACGCCGGCTCGGTCGGCATTCCCTGCGTCAAGCTGCAGAACTTCCGCTCCAAGTACGTCGGCGAGACCGAAGGGAACCTGCAGCAGGTGCTGACCGTGCTCCGCTCGCTCGGCCCGATTGTGGTCATGATCGACGAAGCCGACGCCATGCTGGGCGATCGCCAGTCGGGCGGCGATTCCGGCACCTCGGGTCGCGTCTTCTCCATGATCGCCAGCCAGATGGGCGACACCCAGTATCGCGGCCGGATCATCTGGATGCTGCTCACCTGTCGTCCCGACCTGCTGCCGATCGACCTGAAACGCCAGGGCCGGGCCGAGGTGCACATCCCACTGTTTTACCCCGAGACCGAAGAAGAGATGCAGGCCATGTTCCGGATCATGGCCCGCAAGAACGGTATCCAGTTGGCCGGCGACGACCTGCCCGACTTGTCGAAACAGGCCGAAATGAGCGGCGCCGATATTGAAAGTTGCGTGCTTTCCGCCCGGCGCCGGGCCATGGCCGACAACCGGACCGAGGTCACCGTCGACGACCTGTCCGCCGCGGTGAATACGTTTATACCCTCGGCCCAGGGACTGGAAAAAGAGCTGCAGGAACTGGTCGCCGTGCTGGAGTGCACCGACCGCGCTTTCCTGACCGAAGTGTGGCGAGATCGCCTGGAACAACCCCAGGCCGCCGCCCGCCTGCAGGAGCGAGCAACCGCCATCCGGCAGATCCTGGAAAGCTGA